One window from the genome of Hippoglossus hippoglossus isolate fHipHip1 chromosome 10, fHipHip1.pri, whole genome shotgun sequence encodes:
- the mtnr1c gene encoding melatonin receptor type 1C isoform X2 yields MDLEVKDANASDCLSRNESDRGLVASSGGMSTALASVLIFTIVVDILGNVLVILSVYRNKKLRNAGNIFVVSLSVADLVVALYPYPLVLTAIFHNDWTMGDLHCQASGFVMGLSVIGSIFNITAIAINRYCYICHSLHYDRLYSLRNTCCYLGLTWLLTALATVPNFFVGSLQYDPRIYSCTFAQTVSSYYTISVVIIHFLIPLLVVSYCYMRIWVLVIQVKHRVKPELRTKLKPSDVRNFLTMFIVFVFSGGFLSPGVSLFSLVMLPQTALLTFPSHLSVSHIKV; encoded by the exons ATGGATTTGGAGGTGAAGGATGCGAACGCGTCGGACTGTTTGTCCCGGAATGAGAGCGACCGCGGACTTGTCGCTTCCTCCGGTGGAATGTCCACTGCGCTGGCCAGCGTGCTGATCTTCACCATCGTGGTGGACATCCTGGGCAACGTCCTCGTCATCCTGTCCGTGTACAGGAACAAGAAGCTGAGGAatgcag GCAACATCTTCGTGGTGAGTCTGTCCGTGGCCGACCTGGTGGTGGCGCTGTACCCTTACCCCCTGGTGCTGACGGCCATCTTCCACAATGACTGGACCATGGGCGACCTGCACTGCCAGGCCAGCGGCTTCGTCATGGGCCTCAGCGTCATCGGCTCCATCTTCAACATCACGGCCATCGCCATCAACCGCTACTGCTACATCTGCCACAGCCTCCACTACGACCGGCTGTACAGTCTGAGGAACACCTGCTGCTACCTGGGCCTCACCTGGCTGCTCACCGCCCTCGCCACGGTGCCCAACTTCTTCGTGGGCTCGCTGCAGTACGACCCGCGCATCTACTCCTGCACCTTCGCCCAGACGGTCAGCTCGTACTACACCATCTCCGTGGTGATCATTCACTTCCTGATCCCGCTGCTGGTGGTGTCTTACTGCTACATGAGGATATGGGTGCTGGTGATTCAAGTGAAACATCGGGTCAAACCGGAGCTAAGGACTAAACTGAAACCGAGCGACGTGAGGAACTTCCTGACTATGTTtatagtgtttgtgtt CTCCGGAGGGTTTCTGTCCCCTGGTGTTTCTTTATTCTCACTGGTGATGCTGCCACAAACTGCCCTCCTCACCTTCCCTTCACACTTGTCTGTGTCCCACATCAAAGTTTAG
- the mtnr1c gene encoding melatonin receptor type 1C isoform X1, whose translation MDLEVKDANASDCLSRNESDRGLVASSGGMSTALASVLIFTIVVDILGNVLVILSVYRNKKLRNAGNIFVVSLSVADLVVALYPYPLVLTAIFHNDWTMGDLHCQASGFVMGLSVIGSIFNITAIAINRYCYICHSLHYDRLYSLRNTCCYLGLTWLLTALATVPNFFVGSLQYDPRIYSCTFAQTVSSYYTISVVIIHFLIPLLVVSYCYMRIWVLVIQVKHRVKPELRTKLKPSDVRNFLTMFIVFVLFAVCWAPLNLIGLAVAINPVKVAPHIPEWLFVMSYFMAYFNSCLNAIIYGLLNQNFRKEYKRILLSLCVPRLLLMETSKCATEGLRSKPSPAPTNNNVAELNV comes from the exons ATGGATTTGGAGGTGAAGGATGCGAACGCGTCGGACTGTTTGTCCCGGAATGAGAGCGACCGCGGACTTGTCGCTTCCTCCGGTGGAATGTCCACTGCGCTGGCCAGCGTGCTGATCTTCACCATCGTGGTGGACATCCTGGGCAACGTCCTCGTCATCCTGTCCGTGTACAGGAACAAGAAGCTGAGGAatgcag GCAACATCTTCGTGGTGAGTCTGTCCGTGGCCGACCTGGTGGTGGCGCTGTACCCTTACCCCCTGGTGCTGACGGCCATCTTCCACAATGACTGGACCATGGGCGACCTGCACTGCCAGGCCAGCGGCTTCGTCATGGGCCTCAGCGTCATCGGCTCCATCTTCAACATCACGGCCATCGCCATCAACCGCTACTGCTACATCTGCCACAGCCTCCACTACGACCGGCTGTACAGTCTGAGGAACACCTGCTGCTACCTGGGCCTCACCTGGCTGCTCACCGCCCTCGCCACGGTGCCCAACTTCTTCGTGGGCTCGCTGCAGTACGACCCGCGCATCTACTCCTGCACCTTCGCCCAGACGGTCAGCTCGTACTACACCATCTCCGTGGTGATCATTCACTTCCTGATCCCGCTGCTGGTGGTGTCTTACTGCTACATGAGGATATGGGTGCTGGTGATTCAAGTGAAACATCGGGTCAAACCGGAGCTAAGGACTAAACTGAAACCGAGCGACGTGAGGAACTTCCTGACTATGTTtatagtgtttgtgttgtttgccGTGTGCTGGGCTCCGCTGAATCTCATAGGCCTGGCTGTGGCCATAAACCCTGTGAAGGTGGCGCCCCACATTCCCGAGTGGCTCTTTGTCATGAGCTACTTTATGGCGTACTTCAACAGCTGCCTCAACGCCATCATATACGGACTTCTAAACCAAAACTTCCGCAAAGAGTACAAGAGGATCCTGCTTTCTCTTTGCGTCCCGCGTCTGCTCCTCATGGAGACGTCCAAGTGTGCCACAGAGGGACTGAGGAGCAAGCCCTCGCCGGCGCCGACCAACAATAATGTAGCGGAGCTAAATGTATAA
- the vma21 gene encoding vacuolar ATPase assembly integral membrane protein vma21, translating to MDASVRASPDAASGPPPYSRQNESSLVSALKTLLFFTILMVTLPIGLYFATKAFIFEGSFKMSSSDSYFYAAIVAVLAVHVVLALFVYVAWNEGTPKGKGKHD from the exons ATGGACGCTTCTGTCAGAGCATCTCCCGACGCCGCATCCGGACCGCCGCCATATTCAAGACA GAATGAGAGCTCCCTGGTGTCAGCCCTCAAGACGCTGCTGTTCTTCACCATCCTCATGGTCACGTTACCCATCGGACTGTACTTCGCAACAAAGGCGTTCATCTTCGAGG GTTCATTTAAGATGTCAAGCTCTGACAGCTACTTCTACGCAGCCATTGTTGCTGTGCTCGCTGTGCATGTGGTGTtggctttgtttgtttatgtggcCTGGAACGAAGGCACACCTAAAGGGAAGGGCAA